In Arachis hypogaea cultivar Tifrunner chromosome 17, arahy.Tifrunner.gnm2.J5K5, whole genome shotgun sequence, a single window of DNA contains:
- the LOC140180755 gene encoding uncharacterized protein, with product MENGKCIRHFLKKFVNNTTIDEDGYPVYRRRDDGKTISKCGVELDNRYVVPHNRKLLLRYEWCNQSRSIKYLFKYVNKRNDRITASFYSSGTVDAENDECDEVSMYYDCRYISPCEAAWRIFGYRIHFRDPSVVRLGFHLPGEQPVVFQDHENLKDVVKKASVKESMFLGWFEANKKYGEAQSLTYSEFPSKFVWKPLPRKWFPRKSHSVIGRIFFVPPGSGKIYYLRLLLNFVRGPTSYKDIRTIDGILYPTFRYACYAQGILDDDKEYIDAIEEASI from the coding sequence ATGGAGAATGGGAAGTGCATTAGACACTTTCTTAAGAAATTCGTCAACAACACTACTATTGACGAGGATGGATATCCTGTTTACAGGAGAAGAGATGATGGAAAGACAATTAGCAAATGTGGGGTTGAACTTGACAATCGTTATGTTGTCCCACACAATAGGAAGCTTCTTTTGAGATATGAATGGTGCAACCAATCAAGATCAATCAAGTACTTATTCAAGTATGTTAATAAAAGAAACGATCGAATAACTGCTTCGTTTTACAGCAGTGGCACAGTCGATGCAGAGAATGATGAGTGTGATGAAGTTAGCATGTATTATGACTGTAGATATATATCTCCATGTGAAGCAGCTTGGAGAATATTTGGGTACAGAATCCACTTTAGAGATCCTTCTGTGGTACGTTTGGGGTTCCACTTGCCAGGTGAGCAACCTGTTGTTTTTCAAGATCATGAAAATCTAAAAGATGTTGTTAAGAAGGCTTCTGTGAAGGAATCTATGTTTCTTGGATGGTTCGAGGCAAACAAAAAGTACGGTGAGGCTCAAAGTTTGACATATTCAGAATTCCCATCCAAGTTTGTGTGGAAGCCACTACCAAGGAAATGGTTCCCACGCAAGTCTCATTCAGTTATTGGACGGATATTCTTTGTGCCGCCAGGATCAGGAAAAATATACTATCTTCGATTACTCCTAAATTTTGTGAGAGGCCCAACCAGCTATAAGGATATTAGAACTATTGACGGTATTCTATACCCTACATTTAGATATGCATGTTATGCACAAGGTATTCTAGATGATGACAAAGAATATATCGATGCTATTGAGGAAGCAAGTATCTGA
- the LOC112764569 gene encoding inducible nitrate reductase [NADH] 2 — protein sequence MAASVDNRQYPAPGLQVQTPLNGVVRTFKPSHNNNNNRSDSPIRGYNKLPQNSDFTLPKKSPDSPFSLDNACSSDDEDDENDVAELKTLIHKGTAELEPSIYDPRDDGTSDSWIQRNASLVRLTGKHPFNSEPPLQRLMHHGFITPVPIHYVRNHGPVPKAHWEDWSVEVCGMVKRPAHFTMDQLLQDFPSREFPATLVCAGNRRKEQNMVKQSIGFNWGAAAISTSVWRGVPLWSLLKRCGIMSKTKGALHVCFEGAEDLPGGGGSKYGTSILREVALDPSRDIILAYMQNGERLAPDHGFPIRMIIPGFIGGRMVKWLKRIIVTPKQSDSYYHYKDNRVLPSHVDAELANAEAWWYKPEYLINELNINSVITTPCHNEILPINSWTTQRPYVLRGYAYSGGGRKVTRVEVTMDGGETWQVCSLEHPEKPNKYGKYWCWCFWSLEVEVLDLLGSKEIAVRAWDESLNTQPEKLIWNVMGMMNNCWFRVKTNMCKAHSRGEIGISFEHPTQPGNQSGGWMAKERHLEKSSDTTPSLKKSISTPFMNTSSKMFSISDVRKHCTAESAWIIVHGHVYDCTRFLKDHPGGIDSILINAGTDCTEEFEAIHSDKAKKMLEDYRVGELINTGYTSSSDSSPNTTVHGNSETTHLAPINEVPVPPVTPIRSAALNPREKIPCKLVSKKSISNDVRLFRFALPSEEQLLGLPVGKHVFVCANIDGKLCMRAYTPSSDVDEVGHFDLVVKIYFKNVHPKFPNGGLMSQHLDSLPIGSFLEIKGPLGHIEYTGKGNFTVHGNHRFAKRLAMLAGGTGITPIYQVVQAILKDPEDRTEMHVVYANRSEDDILLREELDAWAKSDERFKIWYVVENQREGWEYSVGFITESILREHLPPASEDTLALTCGPPPMIKFAVQPNLEKMGYDIKNNLLLF from the exons ATGGCGGCTTCCGTTGATAACCGTCAATACCCAGCCCCAGGGCTCCAAGTCCAAACCCCTTTAAACGGCGTCGTACGCACTTTCAAGCCTTcgcataacaataataataaccgcTCTGATTCCCCCATTCGCGGTTATAACAAACTCCCGCAGAATTCGGACTTCACGCTCCCCAAGAAGTCACCTGACTCCCCGTTCAGCTTAGACAACGCGTGTTCAAGTGACGACGAAGACGACGAAAACGACGTCGCCGAACTCAAAACCCTCATTCACAAGGGAACCGCTGAATTGGAACCTTCAATCTACGACCCGCGCGACGATGGAACCTCCGACAGCTGGATCCAGCGCAACGCCTCCCTCGTCCGTCTCACCGGAAAGCACCCGTTTAACTCTGAGCCACCGCTACAACGCCTCATGCACCATGGCTTCATCACACCGGTCCCAATCCACTATGTACGTAACCACGGGCCTGTTCCCAAGGCTCACTGGGAGGACTGGTCCGTAGAAGTGTGCGGAATGGTAAAACGTCCCGCACACTTCACCATGGACCAGCTCCTCCAAGATTTCCCAAGCCGTGAGTTTCCTGCAACGCTTGTTTGCGCAGGGAACCGGCGGAAGGAACAAAACATGGTGAAGCAGAGCATCGGGTTCAACTGGGGAGCGGCGGCGATTTCCACGTCGGTGTGGAGAGGTGTGCCGTTATGGAGTTTGTTAAAGCGGTGCGGGATCATGAGCAAAACGAAGGGCGCCCTCCACGTGTGCTTCGAGGGCGCTGAGGATCTGCCAGGTGGCGGTGGATCCAAATACGGAACGAGTATCCTGAGGGAGGTTGCACTGGATCCCTCCCGCGATATAATCCTGGCTTACATGCAAAACGGCGAGCGTTTAGCGCCAGATCACGGTTTCCCTATTCGAATGATCATCCCCGGATTCATCGGTGGACGCATGGTTAAATGGTTGAAACGCATCATAGTTACACCGAAGCAATCTGACAGTTATTACCACTACAAAGATAACAGAGTACTCCCCTCTCATGTGGATGCTGAACTCGCCAATGCAGAag cttGGTGGTACAAGCCAGAGTATTTGATCAATGAGCTCAACATAAATTCTGTGATAACGACGCCGTGCCATAACGAGATTTTGCCGATAAACTCGTGGACTACTCAGAGGCCTTATGTACTCAGGGGATACGCATATTCTG GGGGTGGAAGAAAGGTGACACGTGTTGAGGTTACAATGGACGGTGGGGAGACGTGGCAAGTGTGCAGCTTAGAGCACCCAGAGAAGCCGAACAAGTACGGCAAATACTGGTGCTGGTGCTTCTGGTCGTTGGAGGTGGAGGTGCTCGACCTCCTTGGTTCCAAGGAAATTGCGGTGCGTGCTTGGGACGAGTCCCTCAACACCCAGCCGGAGAAGCTCATTTGGAATGTTATG GGCATGATGAACAACTGCTGGTTCAGGGTGAAAACCAACATGTGCAAGGCACACAGCAGGGGTGAAATAGGAATATCATTCGAGCACCCAACCCAACCGGGGAACCAATCCGGTGGGTGGATGGCGAAGGAGAGGCATCTGGAGAAATCTTCTGATACCACACCATCCCTCAAGAAGAGTATCTCCACACCCTTCATGAACACTTCCTCCAAGATGTTTTCCATCTCCGATGTCCGAAAGCACTGCACCGCTGAATCCGCATGGATCATCGTCCACGGCCACGTCTACGACTGCACTCGTTTCCTCAAGGACCATCCCGGCGGCATCGACAGCATCCTTATCAACGCCGGCACTGACTGTACCGAAGAGTTCGAAGCCATCCACTCCGACAAAGCCAAGAAAATGCTCGAAGATTACCGCGTCGGCGAGCTCATCAACACCGGCTACACCTCCTCCTCCGACTCCTCCCCTAACACCACTGTCCATGGAAACTCCGAAACCACTCACTTAGCTCCGATAAATGAAGTTCCGGTTCCGCCGGTTACACCGATCCGGAGCGCGGCACTCAACCCACGGGAGAAAATCCCATGCAAGCTGGTGTCCAAGAAATCCATTTCCAACGACGTTAGGCTCTTCCGTTTCGCATTGCCGTCGGAGGAGCAGCTCCTGGGCTTGCCAGTTGGCAAGCATGTTTTTGTGTGCGCAAACATTGACGGGAAGCTCTGCATGCGTGCGTACACTCCATCTAGCGACGTCGATGAAGTGGGACACTTTGATTTGGTAGTTAAGATTTATTTCAAGAACGTGCATCCTAAGTTCCCCAACGGAGGACTCATGTCACAACATTTGGACTCGCTTCCTATTGGTTCTTTCTTGGAAATTAAGGGTCCGTTGGGACACATAGAGTACACTGGCAAAGGAAACTTCACGGTTCACGGAAACCACCGGTTTGCAAAGAGGCTTGCCATGCTGGCTGGTGGGACCGGAATCACGCCCATTTACCAAGTTGTCCAAGCCATCCTGAAGGATCCTGAGGACCGAACCGAGATGCACGTGGTTTACGCGAACCGGAGCGAGGATGACATCTTGCTGAGGGAAGAGCTTGATGCGTGGGCCAAGAGCGATGAACGGTTCAAGATTTGGTACGTTGTGGAGAACCAAAGAGAAGGGTGGGAATACAGTGTGGGGTTCATCACGGAGAGTATCTTGAGGGAGCATCTTCCTCCTGCATCCGAAGATACTTTGGCTTTGACTTGTGGACCACCACCAATGATTAAGTTTGCAGTGCAGCCCAATTTGGAGAAGATGGGGTATGACATTAAGAACAACTTGCTATTATTTTAG
- the LOC140180756 gene encoding uncharacterized protein encodes MGDTSHECEYCHALFWYDERIQKHYNTNDPKYILCCRGGEVEIPHLQEAPKMLYDLLFGNDTGSKHFQNNIRTYNSMFQFTSLGAKIDRTVAKGKGPRTFILYGENYHLMGSLIPQEGDQAKFAQLYVFDTHNEIENRILAISGENTEKVYEDIVRDLKIMLDQHNMLVKAFRMAGQKINGDATSSVKLRLLGKRGNDGRRYNLPSTNEVAALIVGDFDLEKIDRDIVVETQSGRLQRINQLNPSYLGLQYPLLFPYGEDGFKEHIPLNKRHTNSTKGHEDVTMKDLFAFRIQERLTYIRLDQDKFRCEMYKGISEAVLMGKTTPSSRDKCIILPSYFTGGSRYMIQNYQDAMAICRVVGYLDLFLTFTCNPKWPELEDFLKNRDLNAEDRPDMLSILSNSRSVVYPMHTSWSFYIEMTSIQLQMILIKS; translated from the exons ATGGGAGATACAAGCCATGAATGCGAGTATTGCCATGCATTGTTTTGGTATGACGAAAGGATACAAAAGCACTACAACACAAATGATCCGAAATATATATTGTGTTGTAGGGGAGGTGAAGTTGAGATTCCTCACCTACAAGAAGCCCCAAaaatgttgtatgatttgttgTTTGGTAATGACACTGGAAGTAAACACTTTCAGAACAACATTAGGACCTACAATAGCATGTTTCAATTCACCTCATTAGGTGCTAAGATTGACCGAACGGTTGCAAAAGGTAAAGGTCCACGCACGTTCATTCTATATGGGGAAAACTATCATTTAATGGGAAGCCTCATACCACAAGAAGGGGATCAGGCCAAATTTGCACAGCTATATGTCTTTGACACGCACAATGAGATTGAAAATCGCATTTTAGCAATAAG CGGAGAAAACACTGAGAAAGTTTATGAAGACATTGTTAGAGATTTGAAGATCATGTTGGATCAACATAATATGTTGGTAAAGGCATTTCGTATGGCTGGCCAAAAGATTAACGGTGATGCCACATCGTCAGTGAAGCTTAGATTGTTGGGAAAGCGGGGAAACGATGGTAGAAGGTATAACCTACCATCAACAAACGAGGTGGCAGCATTGATTGTGGGTGACTTTGATCTCGAAAAAATAGATAGGGATATTGTTGTTGAGACTCAAAGTGGAAGACTTCAGAGAATAAATCAGCTTAATCCTTCCTACTTAGGATTGCAGTATCCTTTATTGTTTCCTTATGGGGAGGACGGTTTCAAGGAGCATATACCTCTTAACAAAAGACATACTAACTCAACCAAGGGCCACGAAGATGTAACGATGAAAGACCTTTTTGCATTTAGGATACAGGAAAG ACTAACATACATTCGATTAGACCAGGACAAATTTAGGTGTGAGATGTACAAGGGAATAAGTGAAGCTGTATTGATGGGTAAAACAACACCTTCATCAAGGGATAAATGTATCATACTTCCGTCATATTTCACTGGAGGGTCAAGATATATGATACAGAACTATCAAGATGCCATGGCAATTTGTAGGGTTGTTGGATACCTAGACCTCTTCTTAACCTTTACTTGCAATCCTAAGTGGCCTGAGCTTGAGGATTTTCTAAAGAATAGGGATCTAAATGCTGAAGACCGTCCTGATATG TTGTCTATACTATCGAATTCTAGAAGCGTGGTCTACCCCATGCACACATCTTGGTCTTTTTACATCGAGATGACAAGTATCCAACTGCAGATGATATTGATCAAATCATAA